TCTGTGCCAAGGTATAGCCTTTACCCGTATCAGCCACATCGCCTGGGCGAACAAACACCTCAGAAGGTGACAATCCCAGCACCTCACGGGCTCTATCTGTCAGGCCGCGGCCAATGATCAACGGAATACGACCACCAGCTCGCACTTCATCTAGCAATACCTTGGTCTTCAATGCAAACTCAGAGATAACCTCATCGCTATCATGACGCTTAACCAGGCCTTGGTAAGGGAAGATATCAATCACATCGCCCATTTCCATGGCACTAACATCCAGCTCAATAGGCAATGCACCAGCATCTTCCATGGTATTAAAGAAGATAGGCGCTATCTTGCCACCAAGACAAAAACCACCAGCACGTTTATTCGGTACATACGGGATATCATCGCCCATAAACCACAGCACAGAATTGGTGGCGGACTTGCGCGAAGAACCAGTACCAACCACATCACCAACATACACCAACGGATGACCTTGGGTTTTCAGCGCGGCAATCTTCTTAATCGGGCCAACCACACCGGGCTCATCAGGCTCAATACCATCGCGGGCATTTTTCAGCATAGCCAAAGCGTGCAGGGGAATATCAGGGCGGGACCAAGCATCTGGCGCAGGAGACAAATCATCCGTGTTTGTTTCACCGGTTACCTTAAATACCGTCAGCGTAATTTTCTCATCCAGCTTAGGTTTTTGCAGGAACCAATCAGCATTAGCCCAAGACTCAACGACTTGTTTGGCTGATACATTACCGGCATTCATCTTCTCAACCACATCGTGGAAAGCATCGAACATCAATAGCGTATGGGACAGAGCCTTAACAGCCAATGGCGCCAAAGCAGGGTTATCGAGTTGACGAATAAGGGGCTCAATATTGTAGCCGCCTTGCATTGTCCCGAGCAGTTCGACAGCGCGCTCCGCAGTCAAAATAGGTGAGCTCGCTTCCCCTTTGGCAATGGCATCGAGCAGGCCGGCTTTGACATAGGCGGCTTCATCAACACCGGGGGGAATACGGTTTTCCAGCAGATCGAGGATAAACGCCTCTTCGCCAGCAGGCGGGTTCTTGACCAACTCAACCAATTCGGCAACCTGATGCGCATCCAGTGGTTTAGGGACTACGCCCTCGGCAGCACGCTCTTCGACGTGTTTACGATATGCTTCTAGCACGGCAACATTCCTCTTTGTTTTGGCGCGCTGCGCCAATCCTGTTTTTACCGGGACCATCAGCAGGGGGGTTGAACACTTTCGGTATGCAGTCAGGCTCCAACTGCCAACCATCCATGGCACTCAAGTTATGAATGCACCAGGGCACTTATCTGTGGTAAGTAAAAAGTGTTTTCGGACCCGTCCTACCCAGAGCCTATCCACCATTCCTGCCGACTATCCCCTTCCTAGGGTTACCGGCCGGTGTTACCGACTCTGTCAGGCCTCACAACTCACACTTTGATTGCTTTCTCACCATCTGCCCCGCATCATCCGCAGGCAGCGGCTCGACCCTATTGCGGCAGGGATTATACAATAAATAACCAAAAACATGAATCAGATCACAGTGTTGAGTCAGATTCTCTCTGTTATTCCCCCTGCCACTCATTTGTGGCGAGCGCAAAAATCATACAACACTCGCCCACAGAATGCTTGCCGAGATTTTATCCATGTTTTGGTGGCGATTTAGTGGCATTATCAATGCCAACCCTACTTTATTTATCAGGAACAATACTTTGTCAGCCAATCTCAGTGCCGTTATCTTTGATATGGACGGTGTACTTATTGATTCAGAACCTTATTGGCGGGAAGCAGAGCTGGAGGTGTTCGGCCAGTTGGGGCTCCCCATTACACTGGAGCAAACCTATCAAACCACAGGGTTGAGAATCGATCAGGTCGTTGCTTTCTGGTATGCCCAAATACCCTGGCCTAACTATGATAACCACGCCACCAGTCAGGCGATTATTGCCGGGGTGATTGAGCGGATCCACCGCCATGGTCATGCTATGGCACATGTGACTGAGGCGCTGGCCGCTTGCCGCCGGGCAAAACTAAAAATCGGTCTGGCTACTGCATCTTCCAGCGATATCATTGCGACTGTTATGGCTAAACTGAATATTGGCGATTACTTTGACGCTATCAGCAGTGCCGAATCCCTGTCGCGAGGAAAACCCCACCCTGAGGTGTATCTTAACTGCGCAGCCATGCTGGATATTGTCCCGGAGCGGTGTCTGGCGGTAGAAGATTCATTTAATGGTTTAATTGCGGCGCGAGCTGCCAGTATGCACACCTTAGTGATCCCAGCACCTGCCGAGCGCCATCAATCTAAATGGGCCGCCGCTCACCACCAAGGTGAATCCCTCGCCGCGCTAGCCGCGCTGTTACCCGGTTAACTCCAAAACAGTGGGAATAAAAAGCAAAAGCCGAACTCACGTTCGGCTTTTTCACAATATGGCAGAGAGTAAATAAGACTCAAATTACCAAATTTTGACGCGCTGCTCCGGCGGCAGATACATCTTATCGCCCTCTTTCACCTGGAAGACCTCATAAAACTCGGGAATATTACGAGGCGTCCCCATGGCGCGGAAATGGCTAGGCGAATGCACGTCGGTCAGCAGACGACGACCCATCTCTTCATCCCGGTAATTTCGGCGCCATATCTGCGACCAGCCCATAAATAGGCGCTGCTCACCAGTCAATCCATCAATGACCGGGCTAGGCTTACCATTAAGGCTCATTTCATAAGCCCGCAACGCAACCGTTAAGCCACCTAAATCACCGATATTTTCCCCTAGGGTCATTTCGCCATTAACAAACTTCCCGGGTAAGGCTTCATACTGACTGTACTGGGCTGCTAATTGGTTGGCTCGCTTTTGGAACTCCTGTTTATCCTGTGCGGACCACCAATTACGCAAATTGCCATCACCATCATATTTCGCCCCTTGATCGTCAAACCCATGACTGATCTCATGGCCAATCACAGCGCCGATCCCCCCGTAGTTCACCGCATCATCAGCCTCCATATTGAAAAATGGCGGTTGTAGAATGGCGGCAGGGAACACAATCTCATTATTCACCGGATTAAAGTAGGCATTGACTGTCTGAGGCGTCATATGCCATTCACTGCGATCAATTGGCTTACCCAGCTTGTTGATCATGTCCCGATATTCAAACTTGGCATACCGCTCATAGTTACCCACCAGCTGATCGGCTCGGATCTCCAGCCCACTGTAATCTTTCCATTTATCCGGATAGCCAATTTTATAGGTAAATTTAGCCAGTTTTTCTTGAGCGGCTTGCTTAGTTGCCGGAGTCATCCACTCAAGCTCATTGATACTGACTTCAAACCCTTTGATCAGATTTTTGATCATCTGCTCCATGCGTGCCTTGGCTTCCGGTTTGAAGTACTCGGCGACATAAATCTCGCCGACCAGCTCACCTATCACGCCATCAGCAGCATCCACGGCTTGCTTCCAGCGAGGCTTTTGCTGCTCAATCCCCATAAGCGTTTTACCATGGAAGGCAAAATGCAGATCCACAAAGTTTTGACTCAGCAGTTCAGCGTAACTGTCCACCAGATGGAATGCTAAATAATCCTGCCACATACGTACCGGGAAATTACCAAACTTCTTACCGATAGCTTCCACATAAGATGGTTGACGGACAATGAGGTCTTCAGTTTTACCAGCAAGACCCACAGCTTTGGCAAATGCCGGATAATCAAACTTACCCGCTAACCGATCAAAAGCCGCAATGCTCATCTTGTTGTAGCTCTTGTTGGCATCTCGGGACTCAGTCCGGCTCCACTGATGATGCGCTATGGTGGTTTCAATCACTTCAACACTGCGGGCGGCACGACTGGCACCATCATAACCCGCAGCTGTCATCAGCTCAGTCACGTACCGACTCAGTGCCGCGCGGCTCTGCTCAAATTTTGGTTCATTTTTAATGTAATAATCCCGATCTGGCAAGGTTAAACCAGACTGGACAAAGTAAACGGCATACTGGCTGGAGTTTTTCGCGTCATTGTTGACATAAAAACCAAACGGAATGCTACTGCCGTTAATCAGCAGCTTGCCCATAACCGCTGCAATATCCTGATGGGTTTTCGCATTAGCGATATCCGCCAGCAATGGTTTAAGTGGTGTAATGCCCAACTTATTGACCAGATCGGTATCCATATAGCTTTGATAAAAATCACCAATCTTCTGCTCAGTACTGCCCTCCGCTTTATTTGCTTGAGCGGCAGCCTGTTCAATAATTTTTTTCAGTGCCTGCTGGCTTTGATCATAGAGCGCGGTAAAGGTGCCATAGTTGGAGCGATCAGCCGGGATCGGCGTATTGGCCAGCCATTTACCATTTACGCTGTAATAGAAATCATCCTGATGCCGCACGGCAGGATCAAAATATTGGCTTTCAATACCAGAAATAGCCTTAGACTGACTGACTGCACTGGTTTCACGATTACCTGATTCGGAGGTTGAGCAACCTGCTAGCCCCAAACCTAGGGCGATGCCCAATGCGATATGACTTACTTTCTTCATGACGATCCCCAATGTAGGAATTTATTATTATCTAAGCTTTATTTTCCGCCGCTGGCGGCTGGCTACTGCGTTATCAACTTTTCCGGCAACGAGCGATCTATCAAAGCCTCAGCCTTGTATCAAACATCCTTAAATCGCTGCAAAAACAAACTTAAACGGTCAACAGACCCTAAGACACTATCAGGCTGTTATTTAACCTTCCAGCAGCATTTTGTAAACGGGTATTGAGCTAATCAACCCTGCAGGTGTGCCAGCCGTGAAGCCGGTCACGCCCATCAGAAGTTTTTACCAATAAACAGATAAAATGCTCTATCCCCTTTATCTGTTATCCCAAAACCAAGGGCGGCAGGGCCTAACGCGGTATCTGTACCCACATAAACACTGCTGGAGTAGATCAAATCGGCCAACGACATCTGTTCTTGTAGCTCCCAGACATTACCAGCTTCAAAGCTGGTACCGAGGTAAAGTGGAAACTCTGTCATCCCTAGCGCGTCACGGCCCAAATCATATTGATACATGACCGCCCCAAAGACCTTATGGGGACCGACCAAGGCGTTTTTATGTAAACCAGACATATTAAGAAAGCCGCCCAACTCAGATAAGTGCACTGAAAACTGGCCGTCTTTATTCACTGTCGAGAACGCCGCTTTACCAACAAATGCATGATTACCAAAACTCAGTGCCCCTTTCCAATCCGCCTCAATCTGAAACGAGCTCATAGAAGGTGGGTTTTCCCAAGCCATGGAGAAGTCTTCTCGACGCAAATACAGATTCAAATTAAATCGGTTACCACTGGTGGGAAAACTGATGCTATTAAGGGTGTCATAGCCCAATTTCATATAACCACCGTAAGAGTTATAACTGAAATCAGTCGGCAAATAGGTCTTATTGGAGACATTGCCCCATTCACCGGTAAACCCCACTTCGATACGGCCTGGATTATCAAAGTTATAACCCAGTCCAGTATCCAGCCTGTGAGTGGATTTATTCAGCTCAGCAACTCGGTTATTGTTGTGGTACACATCCCAGTCTTTAATTTCATACTGATATTCAACTTTGGTATAAAACAATTGATCAGGATCCAAGGGTTGATAAAACTCAGTGCCAAACTTCTTCTCAAACCCAAGCCGTACCTCATTACGCCACTGACCGCCATTGGGTGTCAAATCTGTCATGGTGTACGCCAAATCCAATGTCACCGCAGAATCAAGGGTAAAATCATCCTCCCAATTCAGCCCTAACTGAAAATAATTTGGCCCCCAAGACTTCGCTCGGGTAGTGACCACCATTTCACGGCCAGTTGGTGTTTCAATAAATTTAGTGCCAACCCGCTCAAACAGATTAAGGGCATAGACCCGATCAATTGCGGCATCTAATTGGGTTTTATCAACTACCTGCCCAGATTTCAGCCCCAGCGTATCTAAAATTAATTGATTACTGATATGGGAGTCATTTTCCAATACAATTTTGCTGATCGGTTGCAGTAATTCATGTTGCCAGATAGCCCGGCGTTGGCGTTTCTTGGTCATATAAGCGGCATATTCACTGTCACTGACGGCAAGCTTTTGCAACTTTTTGATTTGCGCCATGGCCGCAGTTACCCCTAAGGGCAGTGCTTTGGGCA
This region of Shewanella sp. NFH-SH190041 genomic DNA includes:
- the hxpB gene encoding hexitol phosphatase HxpB, giving the protein MFWWRFSGIINANPTLFIRNNTLSANLSAVIFDMDGVLIDSEPYWREAELEVFGQLGLPITLEQTYQTTGLRIDQVVAFWYAQIPWPNYDNHATSQAIIAGVIERIHRHGHAMAHVTEALAACRRAKLKIGLATASSSDIIATVMAKLNIGDYFDAISSAESLSRGKPHPEVYLNCAAMLDIVPERCLAVEDSFNGLIAARAASMHTLVIPAPAERHQSKWAAAHHQGESLAALAALLPG
- a CDS encoding M13 family metallopeptidase, with the translated sequence MKKVSHIALGIALGLGLAGCSTSESGNRETSAVSQSKAISGIESQYFDPAVRHQDDFYYSVNGKWLANTPIPADRSNYGTFTALYDQSQQALKKIIEQAAAQANKAEGSTEQKIGDFYQSYMDTDLVNKLGITPLKPLLADIANAKTHQDIAAVMGKLLINGSSIPFGFYVNNDAKNSSQYAVYFVQSGLTLPDRDYYIKNEPKFEQSRAALSRYVTELMTAAGYDGASRAARSVEVIETTIAHHQWSRTESRDANKSYNKMSIAAFDRLAGKFDYPAFAKAVGLAGKTEDLIVRQPSYVEAIGKKFGNFPVRMWQDYLAFHLVDSYAELLSQNFVDLHFAFHGKTLMGIEQQKPRWKQAVDAADGVIGELVGEIYVAEYFKPEAKARMEQMIKNLIKGFEVSINELEWMTPATKQAAQEKLAKFTYKIGYPDKWKDYSGLEIRADQLVGNYERYAKFEYRDMINKLGKPIDRSEWHMTPQTVNAYFNPVNNEIVFPAAILQPPFFNMEADDAVNYGGIGAVIGHEISHGFDDQGAKYDGDGNLRNWWSAQDKQEFQKRANQLAAQYSQYEALPGKFVNGEMTLGENIGDLGGLTVALRAYEMSLNGKPSPVIDGLTGEQRLFMGWSQIWRRNYRDEEMGRRLLTDVHSPSHFRAMGTPRNIPEFYEVFQVKEGDKMYLPPEQRVKIW
- a CDS encoding patatin-like phospholipase family protein, which translates into the protein MKRLACLLIGLLSCSLWAAERPSIGLVLSGGGAKGTAHVGVLKVLEAHHIPVDYVAGTSIGAFVGGLYSLGYSADEIERIMLGTDWAQGYSDTIPREALSYRDKQQRDKYNIPINMGYSDGQMKLPSGVLQGQTMSILLRNATNLIPEYTSFSDMAIPYRAVATNLVTSDAVVLSSGSLIQAMQASASVPGALQPMQIDGKLLVDGGIANNMPVDVAKAMGADIVIAVDIGSSLMDKKQLDSTVAVLNQLSTMLTNASTERQKTLLTDKDVLIRPDVGDMSTTDFSIMPKALPLGVTAAMAQIKKLQKLAVSDSEYAAYMTKKRQRRAIWQHELLQPISKIVLENDSHISNQLILDTLGLKSGQVVDKTQLDAAIDRVYALNLFERVGTKFIETPTGREMVVTTRAKSWGPNYFQLGLNWEDDFTLDSAVTLDLAYTMTDLTPNGGQWRNEVRLGFEKKFGTEFYQPLDPDQLFYTKVEYQYEIKDWDVYHNNNRVAELNKSTHRLDTGLGYNFDNPGRIEVGFTGEWGNVSNKTYLPTDFSYNSYGGYMKLGYDTLNSISFPTSGNRFNLNLYLRREDFSMAWENPPSMSSFQIEADWKGALSFGNHAFVGKAAFSTVNKDGQFSVHLSELGGFLNMSGLHKNALVGPHKVFGAVMYQYDLGRDALGMTEFPLYLGTSFEAGNVWELQEQMSLADLIYSSSVYVGTDTALGPAALGFGITDKGDRAFYLFIGKNF